In Pseudomonas sp. ADAK18, a single window of DNA contains:
- a CDS encoding acyl-CoA dehydrogenase encodes MSESLLSSRNLAFELYEVLDAEGLTQRERFADHNRETFDAAISTARSIAEKFFAPHNRKGDENEPRYENGQAILIPEVKPAVDAFLEAGFLNAARSFEAGGMQLPTLLSQACFAHFQSANAASTSYPFLTMGAANLIESFGTEEQKQRFLQPMIEGRFFGTMALTEPHAGSSLSDIRTRAEPAADGTYRLKGNKIFISGGDHPLSENIVHMVLAKLPDAPAGVKGISLFIVPKFLVNDDGSLGKRNDVLLAGLFHKMGWRGTTSTALNFGDNGDCVGYLVGKPHQGLSCMFQMMNEARIGVGMGAVMLGYAGYLYSLEYARERPQGRLPDSKDPNTAPVSIIQHADIKRMLLTQKAYVEGSFDLGLYAARLFDDTTTLETEAERKQAHELLDLLTPIVKSWPSEFCLKANELAIQILGGHGYTREYPVEQYYRDNRLNPIHEGTHGIQSLDLLGRKLAQNGGAGLKQLIRLIAETGARAQEYPSLTALREPLEALVARLQSVTLGLLTDLAQGKINSSLANSALYLKVFGHTVIGWRWLEQAIRAEEGLAKGNAADVTFYKGKLQAARYFLTWEIPSCHHELAILEARDDTCLGMQDEWF; translated from the coding sequence TCGATGCCGAGGGCCTGACCCAGCGCGAGCGGTTTGCCGACCACAACCGCGAAACCTTCGACGCCGCCATCAGCACCGCCCGCAGCATTGCCGAAAAGTTCTTCGCCCCGCACAACCGCAAGGGTGACGAGAACGAGCCGCGCTATGAGAACGGTCAGGCGATTCTGATTCCGGAAGTGAAACCGGCCGTCGATGCCTTCCTCGAAGCCGGCTTTCTCAACGCCGCCCGTAGCTTCGAAGCCGGTGGCATGCAACTGCCGACCCTGCTGTCCCAAGCCTGTTTCGCCCACTTCCAGTCAGCCAACGCCGCCTCCACGTCCTATCCGTTCCTGACCATGGGCGCCGCCAACCTGATCGAAAGCTTCGGCACCGAGGAGCAAAAACAGCGCTTCCTGCAACCCATGATCGAAGGCCGCTTCTTCGGCACCATGGCCTTGACCGAGCCCCATGCCGGTTCTTCCCTGTCGGATATTCGTACCCGCGCAGAGCCGGCGGCTGACGGCACCTATCGCCTTAAGGGCAACAAGATTTTCATCTCAGGCGGCGATCACCCGCTGTCGGAAAATATCGTGCACATGGTGCTGGCCAAGCTGCCGGATGCGCCTGCCGGGGTGAAGGGTATTTCGCTGTTTATCGTGCCCAAGTTCCTGGTCAATGACGACGGCAGCCTGGGCAAGCGCAACGACGTGTTGCTGGCCGGGTTGTTCCACAAGATGGGCTGGCGCGGCACCACCTCGACGGCACTGAATTTCGGCGACAACGGTGACTGTGTCGGCTATCTGGTGGGCAAACCTCACCAGGGCCTGAGCTGCATGTTCCAGATGATGAACGAGGCGCGGATCGGTGTCGGTATGGGCGCGGTGATGCTTGGTTACGCCGGCTACCTTTACTCGCTGGAGTACGCCCGGGAACGTCCGCAAGGTCGGCTGCCCGATAGCAAAGACCCGAACACCGCGCCGGTATCGATCATCCAGCACGCCGATATCAAGCGCATGCTGCTGACCCAGAAAGCTTATGTGGAGGGCTCGTTCGACCTGGGCCTGTATGCCGCCCGCCTGTTCGACGACACCACAACGCTTGAAACCGAAGCCGAACGCAAACAGGCCCATGAACTGCTCGACCTGTTGACCCCCATCGTCAAATCCTGGCCATCGGAGTTCTGCCTGAAAGCCAACGAACTGGCGATCCAGATTCTCGGTGGCCACGGCTACACCCGGGAATACCCGGTGGAGCAGTACTACCGCGACAACCGCCTGAACCCGATCCACGAAGGCACCCACGGTATCCAGTCGCTGGATCTACTGGGCCGCAAACTGGCGCAGAACGGCGGCGCGGGCTTGAAGCAATTGATTCGACTGATCGCCGAGACCGGTGCGCGGGCGCAGGAATATCCATCACTTACGGCACTGCGTGAGCCGCTGGAAGCCTTGGTCGCACGCCTGCAGAGCGTCACCCTCGGCCTGCTGACCGATCTCGCCCAAGGCAAGATCAACAGCAGCCTGGCGAACTCGGCGCTGTACCTCAAAGTGTTTGGGCATACGGTGATTGGCTGGCGCTGGCTGGAACAGGCGATTCGCGCCGAGGAAGGGTTGGCCAAGGGCAATGCTGCCGATGTCACCTTCTATAAAGGCAAGCTGCAAGCCGCCCGGTACTTCCTCACATGGGAAATACCGAGCTGCCATCATGAACTGGCGATTCTTGAGGCACGGGACGATACGTGCCTGGGCATGCAGGATGAGTGGTTCTAG